From the genome of Pseudomonas migulae:
TGTGCGTTCTACTCGGTGGCTGTGTTGAGTGAAACTATGATGTCTTCTATGGCAAAGCTGGTGATGAGAGGGAGCGAAACGTAGCGATGGCTCCCCAAGGAACACAAGGAAGCCATCTGTGACTTACTTTTTACGAGCGGCTTTGAAATTATCATCACCTACGACTGGAGCGCCGGGGCCCTGAGTATTGATTAGCCCGATGGAATGCTCGCAATCGCTGAGGTTGTTATAGCCCTCAGAGCTAACCGCAATTGTCTTCGTGTTTTTCGCTACGAACTTCCAACGCCATTCACTCTTGGCATCCTTGTAAACGTAGTAGTAAGCAACCTCCGCCATGCGCTTCTCCTTTAGGTATCGCTACAGATGCAGCGAGGGTCCACGCTATCAGGCAATGGTGAGCGGATGCAAGAGCAGATGTTTTAAGGGGGGACTCTGCTACTTGATGGCGGTGCTGAGTAACGGTGTACCTTTGGCCAAGCTAAAATCCGGGAACTTTATTGTAGGCGAGAACTACCTGAATCGTTTCTAAAGCTTCCACGCAACAGGCGAGGCTTTTACGGCTTTCTTCGTCAATATCAGAGCGGTCGGACGCGATTGCGGCCTCGACATATCCTATATCGTAGATGTTTCCCGTAGCCAATCCGTCCCCCAGTTTCCTCACGTCATTGCGGCTGCGTAGAGCGGCGACAATGGCATTATATGTCCGAGGCATTAGAAGCTGTTTGGCATCGTCCCTCAGCTCCTTGACGATGGGTAATAAATCTTCCAGTAGGGGAAGGTACGGTGATGTTTTGATCACTTGCAGCATGCCGCCAGGGCGATGGTGGATAAAATACTCGATGAGGGCGTCTTTGAGATAGCTCATGGGGCTACGTTGAAAGCCCTTATATTCCGGTAAGCCTGCAAAATAACACAATGAATCGAAGACAGCGTGGAGTCGACCTGTCGCCTCTTCAATCGAATAAATATTTATGCCTGTATTACGTCCATTCCACTTCAGGTCACCATCTGAGTCCTCACCAATCCACTCAATTTCTAGGTCATAAGTGACGTCTATGAGGTTGGCTGCGAATGACTTGGCTTCTCTACGGTTCCACATTGATTTCTGAGTGTCCTCGTCAAGCTTATCAAGCTTCCCAGCAACATGATCCAGAAGTTTTCCCGCGAGCTCTGACCGCTGAGGCGCCTTCGCAAAGCCCGCCATCATTAAATAGTTATCTTGGAAAATACCTTCGTAGAGCTTTTCGGGATTGCGGAAGCGTATTTGGTCCCCAGAGGCCACTTGAAGTTCTCGCAAGCGCTCCATATGCAGTTGACGGTGCTTGATGTACCAGTCGAAACCTTGAGTCTTCTTCTGCCACTCGATGAAGTTTTTCTGGCTTTGATTTTGGCTGTTTAAGAATAGAAGAGTCGCGATCGTGATGACGAAACCGGCAAGCGTAATGAACGCGCTCAGCAGCGACCCGAAGCTACCCCACGCATCAGGGTTGTCCGATATATAAGGCAGATATTGATAATACAACCGAAAGACCTTCCAACTGCTCACGCCAACCACGCCGAGCCCGATGACGAGAGCCACCATCCAGCCATT
Proteins encoded in this window:
- a CDS encoding YegP family protein is translated as MAEVAYYYVYKDAKSEWRWKFVAKNTKTIAVSSEGYNNLSDCEHSIGLINTQGPGAPVVGDDNFKAARKK